Proteins encoded by one window of Haematobia irritans isolate KBUSLIRL chromosome 2, ASM5000362v1, whole genome shotgun sequence:
- the LOC142226711 gene encoding uncharacterized protein LOC142226711 isoform X1, with the protein MEKPIRPQRNRRHSRRAWPPEDDLHYPRVAKRLFTPEIKRMLKEWLVRRRENPYPSREEKKRLAIDTGLTYTQICNWFANWRRKLKNAEREKSKKSWGHLIKNYNTNAKGNVEQFSISSEDSIWEEEEQFRRNRSDDEDEDDSMCDIEGSSGSIDTNTERNDGSTIKAANGDCRQPQNTLKIEYKSNVYIDGNLMIPKDHNDLFIGREVDVLTTNATCQIKQSAANVGTKTKYKQKIMEKYLRDTFDANGAPMPPSTTTTFIQTYRPDGQNHPDHATVYCNNSNATTIIKSGAELSKWLESAAKFTPNKNNYYIEWNNKRNKSDKKPCISKSFPSHPGVEQQQATSLTVVPLLYSTTPLVQIQKTQNNPQFQQHHHQQQQQQSQSHSIDSDHIYNSIHHKDELDAAEALANLAFNCRQRMMDSNVNARVTFHRPLNAMSS; encoded by the exons ATGGAAAAGCCAATTCGTCCCCAACGCAATCGTCGCCATAGTAG ACGGGCATGGCCTCCAGAAGATGATCTGCACTATCCCCGTGTAGCCAAACGTTTATTTACTCCAGAAATTAAACGCATGCTTAAAGAATGGCTTGTACGGCGTCGTGAAAATCCTTATCCTAGCCGGGAAGAGAAAAAACGTCTAGCCATTGACACTGGTCTAACCTATACACAGATATGCAATTGGTTTGCCAATTGGCGACGCAAACTAAAGAATGCCGAAagggaaaaatcgaaaaaatcctGGGgccatttaataaaaaactacAATACAAATGCCAAAGGTAATGTGGAACAATTTAGTATATCCTCAGAGGATAGCATATGGGAAGAGGAGGAACAATTCAGACGAAATCGAAGCGATGATGAGGATGAAGATGATTCAATGTGTGACATAGAAGGTTCCAGTGGATCCATAGATACTAATACCGAACGTAATGATGGTAGTACAATCAAAGCGGCTAATGGCGATTGCCGACAAcctcaaaatactttaaaaatagaatataaatCGAATGTATACATCGATGGTAATTTGATGATTCCTAAAGATCATAATGATTTATTTATTGGACGAGAAGTAGATGTTCTCACAACAAATGCCACCTGTCAAATAAAACAAAGTGCCGCCAATGttggaacaaaaacaaaatataaacaaaaaattatggaGAAATATTTAAGAGATACATTCGATGCTAATGGTGCCCCAATGCCTCCTAGTACTACCACTACATTCATACAAACATATCGTCCAGATGGACAAAATCATCCCGATCATGCAACTGTATATTGCAAtaattcaaatgcaacaactattATTAAATCGGGTGCCGAACTATCCAAGTGGTTAGAAAGTGCTGCTAAATTTACACCAAATAAAAATAACTACTATATTGAATGGAATAACAAAAG AAATAAGTCCGACAAGAAGCCGTGTATCAGCAAATCGTTTCCCTCACATCCGGGAGTTGAGCAACAACAAGCCACATCGCTTACAGTTGTACCTTTACTATATTCCACCACACCATTAGTACAAATTCAAAAGACCCAAAACAATCCCCAATTTCAACAACACCACcaccagcagcagcaacaacaatctCAGTCACATTCTATAGACTCGGATCACATTTATAATTCAATACACCACAAGGATGAATTAGATGCGGCTGAAGCTTTGGCAAACTTAGCCTTTAATTGTCGTCAAAGAATGATGGATTCCAATGTCAATGCAAGAGTAACATTTCATAGACCCTTAAATGCAATGAGTTCCTAA
- the LOC142226711 gene encoding uncharacterized protein LOC142226711 isoform X2 has translation MLKEWLVRRRENPYPSREEKKRLAIDTGLTYTQICNWFANWRRKLKNAEREKSKKSWGHLIKNYNTNAKGNVEQFSISSEDSIWEEEEQFRRNRSDDEDEDDSMCDIEGSSGSIDTNTERNDGSTIKAANGDCRQPQNTLKIEYKSNVYIDGNLMIPKDHNDLFIGREVDVLTTNATCQIKQSAANVGTKTKYKQKIMEKYLRDTFDANGAPMPPSTTTTFIQTYRPDGQNHPDHATVYCNNSNATTIIKSGAELSKWLESAAKFTPNKNNYYIEWNNKRNKSDKKPCISKSFPSHPGVEQQQATSLTVVPLLYSTTPLVQIQKTQNNPQFQQHHHQQQQQQSQSHSIDSDHIYNSIHHKDELDAAEALANLAFNCRQRMMDSNVNARVTFHRPLNAMSS, from the exons ATGCTTAAAGAATGGCTTGTACGGCGTCGTGAAAATCCTTATCCTAGCCGGGAAGAGAAAAAACGTCTAGCCATTGACACTGGTCTAACCTATACACAGATATGCAATTGGTTTGCCAATTGGCGACGCAAACTAAAGAATGCCGAAagggaaaaatcgaaaaaatcctGGGgccatttaataaaaaactacAATACAAATGCCAAAGGTAATGTGGAACAATTTAGTATATCCTCAGAGGATAGCATATGGGAAGAGGAGGAACAATTCAGACGAAATCGAAGCGATGATGAGGATGAAGATGATTCAATGTGTGACATAGAAGGTTCCAGTGGATCCATAGATACTAATACCGAACGTAATGATGGTAGTACAATCAAAGCGGCTAATGGCGATTGCCGACAAcctcaaaatactttaaaaatagaatataaatCGAATGTATACATCGATGGTAATTTGATGATTCCTAAAGATCATAATGATTTATTTATTGGACGAGAAGTAGATGTTCTCACAACAAATGCCACCTGTCAAATAAAACAAAGTGCCGCCAATGttggaacaaaaacaaaatataaacaaaaaattatggaGAAATATTTAAGAGATACATTCGATGCTAATGGTGCCCCAATGCCTCCTAGTACTACCACTACATTCATACAAACATATCGTCCAGATGGACAAAATCATCCCGATCATGCAACTGTATATTGCAAtaattcaaatgcaacaactattATTAAATCGGGTGCCGAACTATCCAAGTGGTTAGAAAGTGCTGCTAAATTTACACCAAATAAAAATAACTACTATATTGAATGGAATAACAAAAG AAATAAGTCCGACAAGAAGCCGTGTATCAGCAAATCGTTTCCCTCACATCCGGGAGTTGAGCAACAACAAGCCACATCGCTTACAGTTGTACCTTTACTATATTCCACCACACCATTAGTACAAATTCAAAAGACCCAAAACAATCCCCAATTTCAACAACACCACcaccagcagcagcaacaacaatctCAGTCACATTCTATAGACTCGGATCACATTTATAATTCAATACACCACAAGGATGAATTAGATGCGGCTGAAGCTTTGGCAAACTTAGCCTTTAATTGTCGTCAAAGAATGATGGATTCCAATGTCAATGCAAGAGTAACATTTCATAGACCCTTAAATGCAATGAGTTCCTAA
- the mRpL10 gene encoding mitochondrial ribosomal protein L10, whose translation MSQLVKIELFHQLKRGSPLLQFQRYRGKINIQRPRQPHYERAKIIAVTTPRYPEPPKTSTCFEKRTRTVQENPYNDIIAREVHNWLVNSKMVAIFHLNSIKSDDFFDARVMLHKQNMQLKMYGEKIVRKAVEGTRFEAILPLFACQPCIVFSPEPRVSQLLKITRKIPQMILMAGIVNDTLLSRNEFVEYAQLPGLQSAQAELVHTLNMAASNLVQNLEAHQRNFVNVLDVYAKGESEPSSEKSIENSVGEEKKD comes from the exons ATGTCTCAGCTAGTTAAGATAG AACTCTTCCATCAATTGAAACGAGGTTCTCCACTGTTGCAGTTCCAGCGTTACCGTGGCAAAATAAATATACAACGACCACGACAACCTCACTATGAACGGGCAAAAATTATCGCTGTAACAACACCCCGCTATCCAGAGCCCCCAAAAACGTCAACATGCTTTGAAAAAAGAACACGGACCGTTCAGGAAAATCCATACAATGATATAATTGCCCGTGAGGTACACAATTGGTTGGTAAACTCCAAAATGGTAGCAATTTTTCATTTGAATTCTATAAAATCAGATGATTTCTTTGATGCCCGTGTCATGTTGCACAAACaaaatatgcaattaaaaatgtatggtgAAAAGATAGTTCGGAAAGCTGTTGAGGGTACACGCTTTGAGGCCATACTACCGTTATTCGCATGTCAGCCCTGCATAGTATTCTCCCCAGAACCTAGGGTTTCACAACTGCTGAAAATTACACGGAAAATACCACAGATGATTCTTATGGCTGGTATTGTGAACGATACACTTCTGAGTCGTAATGAATTCGTAGAATATGCCCAATTACCTGGATTACAATCAGCACAGGCTGAGTTGGTACATACGCTAAATATGGCCGCCAGTAATTTAGTGCAAAATCTGGAGGCACATCAGCGtaattttgttaatgttttagATGTTTATGCCAAAGGTGAGAGCGAGCCAAGCTCAGAAAAATCGATTGAAAATTCTGTCGGTGAAGAGAAGAAGGATTAG
- the ninaA gene encoding neither inactivation nor afterpotential A, whose protein sequence is MNIVKVIIFLSTLQTSVLALSFVVTAKVYMDVKHQKKPMGRIVFGLFGERAPKATANFRHICSRGINGTTYVGSEFHRIVDRFIIQGGDIVNGDGTGSTSIYGDYFEDEALDIEHIRAGYLGMANRGPDTNGCQFYVTTVAAKWLDGKHTVFGKVLEGMDVVNAINDVKTDRDDHPIHPVIITNCGEIPTEPFEFYPDDFSVWGWIQSAGIPVISSLIILVVFHYFFRQLNMYC, encoded by the exons atgaatatcgTTAAAGTGATAATTTTTTTGTCCACGCTTCAAACTTCCGTATTGGCTCTAAGTTTTGTTGTAACTGCAAAAGTCTATATGGATGTGAAACATCAAAAGAAGCCCATGGGTCGTATTGTTTTCGGCCTTTTTGGCGAGAGAGCACCAAAGGCAACGGCGAATTTTCGCCATATTTGTTCAAGGGGAATTAACGGTACTACATATGTGGGTTCAGAATTTCATCGTATCGTGGATCGATTCATCATACAAGGTGGTGATATAGTGAATGGTGATGGTACTGGTTCGACTAGTATATATGGCGATTACTTCGAGGATGAGGCATTGGATATTGAGCATATAAGGGCTGGATATTTGGGTATGGCAAATCGTGGTCCGGATACAAATGGATGCCAGTTTTATGTTACTACTGTagctgcaaaatggttggatggtaAACATACCGTATTTGGAAAAGTATTGGAGGGCATGGATGTCGTAAATGCTATAAATGAT GTGAAAACAGATAGAGACGATCATCCGATTCATCCTGTTATTATTACGAATTGTGGCGAAATACCTACTGAGCCATTTGAATTTTATCCTGATGATTTCAG tgtatgGGGATGGATACAATCAGCTGGCATACCAGTTATAAGTTCATTGATCATCCTTGTCGTATTTCACTATTTCTTCCGTCAGTTAAACATGTATTGTTAA